Within the Alphaproteobacteria bacterium genome, the region CGCCTCGAGCATGCGGCGCGACATCACCCCCGAGGCCGAGGCCGAGCGCTTCCGCGCTTTGCGCGGCAACTTTGGCTATGACGCGTTCAAATTCCGGGTTGGGAAGGAATGCGGCCACGACGAGGATGAGTGGGCGGGACGGACCGAGGCGATCGTGCCGACCGTGCGCAAGGCGATGGGTAGGGATGTGCGCCTTCTCGTCGACGGCAACAGCGCATACAGCCCTGCGAAAGCGATCGAGGTCGGCCGGCTTCTCGAGGCGAACGGCATCTGTCATTTCGAGGAGCCGTGCCCCTATTGGGAACTCGAATGGACCAAGCAAGTCGCCGATGCGCTCGATCTCGACGTGACCGGCGGCGAGCAGGACTGCGAGCTTCCGACCTGGCGGCGCATGATCGAGATGCGGGCCGTCGACGTGGTGCAGCCCGACGTGTGCTATCTCGGCGGGATCTGCCGCACGCTCAAGGTTGTTGAGATGGCGACGACAGCCGGCCTGCCGGTAACGCCCCACTCCGCGAACCTCTCCCTCGTCACGATTTTCACGCTCCACCTCATGGGCGCCATCCGGAACGCCGGGCCCTATGTCGAGTTCTCAATCGAGGGGCGGGATTACTACCCTTGGCAGGAAGGGCTTTTCTTCCCGCCGTACCAGATCGAGGACGGCAAGGTCCGCATTCCCGACGGGCCGGGCTGGGGAGTCGAAATCAACAAGGACTGGCTCGCCAAGGCCGAATACCGCAAGAGCGAGGTCGAGTAGGCCCGCAGACCCTGCAATTTCGGTAGCAATTCGGTAAACGTCAGCTGAAGGCCGCTTGCTGCCGAGCCTGTGATCGCGACGGCAGGCGCCGCAATGCAGGGTAGTGGGCAAGCTTGAGTAATTAGACTAACTTTGAGCCCCGGATAGCTCGCTAACAATCGGAGCTGAGAAGCATAATGTCGACCTTCGCCTTGCCCAACCCCTGCCTCCAAGGAACCATGGTTCTCGAACAGGTTCTCGCGGCGCGCCGCACAACGAGAACCTTCAAGTCAAAGCCGATATCTTTGGATCAGCTCTCCCAATTGCTTTGGGCAGCACAAGGGATCACGGGTCCGGATGGCCGTCGCAACACACCCTCCGCCGGGGCCATGTTCTTATTGGAATTATGCGTACTGATCGGCTCCGTTGATCAACTTCGAGCTGGCGCCTATCGCTACGTTGCTGCCACGCACGCGCTTGAGCGCGTCTCGGATCGAGAATTGCGTGCCGTCGTCGCCAAGGCCGCGATTGGAGAACAGCCATGGCTGGAACAGGCTGCCGTAGTCGTCATCTTGGCTGCAAATGCGAGCGAAGCCCTGGACCATTTCAAGGATCAGCCGCCTATAGGCCAACGGGGGTTCCGGTACGTGAATATGGAAGTCGGGCATGCCGCGCAGAATATGTACCTCCAGGCGACGGCACTCGGCCTAGGCGGTGTCTTCGTAGGCGGCTTCGACGACGACGCTATCGTGCGGCTGCAGATCTTGTCAGCCAAACACGATCCCTTCGGCCTCATGGCAATCGGGCACGTGAGTTGAGCATCGCAGGCGGGAGGAAAAATGCGATACTACGTTGCCATCGTTCACAAGGACCCCGACAGCGACTTCGGCGTATCGTTTCCGGATTTTCCGGGCTGTATTACAGCGGGATCGACGTTATCCGAAGCAACCGACATGGCAATCGAGGCTTTGTCTGGACACATCGAGCTTATGGCCGCGGACGGTGATGCGATCCCAGAGCCTTCCGATATTGGCGCCATGATGTCGAATCTCGACTTCAATGATGGATTTCCGATACTGGTCCCGGCCCCTAACCGAACCGCCTGATTGCGACGCCCCGAAACCCAAAGGTGCTGTGACAAATAGGATCCTGGTATCTTTTAATATCGGGTTCTTAATATTCTAAATTTCCTGCCACACGCTTATCCAGAAGAGGTGTTCCAAATCCTATGGCCCCGCGGCCAGGATCGATGGTACGCGACTATGAGCTGCGACCCATGCGGCCGTCTCAGGGGAAATCCAGCCTATGGGTCGCTACGTTCGATTGTGTCTCCGGCTTGGGATTCGAGCACTCGCCGCACTCGCGATGTTTGCTCGTCAATACAAGTTATTGAGGCAATTTCACAGAATAGTGTACACTGCGTGTGTAATTTTTGCTATCTAGGCATAAAGGAGTGTGTATAGAATACATATGTGGATAGCCGGCAAATAATCAAAAAGATTGAAGCCGATGGCTGGTACGAAGTGGCCCAGAAAGGTAGCCACAAGCAGTTCAGACACCC harbors:
- a CDS encoding SagB/ThcOx family dehydrogenase, with translation MSTFALPNPCLQGTMVLEQVLAARRTTRTFKSKPISLDQLSQLLWAAQGITGPDGRRNTPSAGAMFLLELCVLIGSVDQLRAGAYRYVAATHALERVSDRELRAVVAKAAIGEQPWLEQAAVVVILAANASEALDHFKDQPPIGQRGFRYVNMEVGHAAQNMYLQATALGLGGVFVGGFDDDAIVRLQILSAKHDPFGLMAIGHVS
- a CDS encoding mandelate racemase/muconate lactonizing enzyme family protein, translated to MKIRSIETFSTDFVGFVRVTTESGRQGWGQVANYNADISALVLHRQVAPWALGRDALDIETLVSVIPDREHKFPGSYLYRALAGLDTALWDLRGKLDGKSVCELLGGKPRFFPVYASSMRRDITPEAEAERFRALRGNFGYDAFKFRVGKECGHDEDEWAGRTEAIVPTVRKAMGRDVRLLVDGNSAYSPAKAIEVGRLLEANGICHFEEPCPYWELEWTKQVADALDLDVTGGEQDCELPTWRRMIEMRAVDVVQPDVCYLGGICRTLKVVEMATTAGLPVTPHSANLSLVTIFTLHLMGAIRNAGPYVEFSIEGRDYYPWQEGLFFPPYQIEDGKVRIPDGPGWGVEINKDWLAKAEYRKSEVE
- a CDS encoding type II toxin-antitoxin system HicB family antitoxin; its protein translation is MRYYVAIVHKDPDSDFGVSFPDFPGCITAGSTLSEATDMAIEALSGHIELMAADGDAIPEPSDIGAMMSNLDFNDGFPILVPAPNRTA